The Candidatus Aminicenantes bacterium genome includes the window GTGCTGGTGCAGTTCATCGGCTCCGTGCAGAAGAGCCGCAAGATGTACGACCGCCTGGTCGAAGCGCTGAACGCGATGATCGGCGACAAGCGGCTGGTGGCCATGGTCTCGCCGGCGATCATCGGCTTTTTGCCCATGCCGGGCGGGGCGCTACTCTCGGCTCCGCTGGTCGACGTTTCCACCGCCAAGATGAAGCTCAAGCCGGCCTTCAACGCTTTCCTCAATTTCTGGTTCCGCCACGACTGGGAGCTGATCTGGCCACTTTATGCCGGATTGCTCCTCTTCCAGGCCATGTCGCGCATCCCGTTGCGGCGCATCATCCTGTTCCAGCTGCCTTTTTCGCTGCTGCACATCGTCATGGGGCTCATCGTTTCCTTCATCTACTTCCGCCGCCACAACATTCCCCGCGACATGCACAGCCAGAAAAACGGTTTGCAGGCGACCGCCCGCGATTTCCTGGCCGGCACCTGGCCGATTTTGGCCGTCATACTTCTGTTCTTCATCAAGGCGCCGCCTCTGCTGCCCCTGCCGCTGCACTGGGCGC containing:
- a CDS encoding DUF401 family protein, coding for MAAKFLLLIVLLVLLLRWKIDLSLAVFSISLLTVALFAINLKLAVRSAWAGISAGETLELFLIIVLVQFIGSVQKSRKMYDRLVEALNAMIGDKRLVAMVSPAIIGFLPMPGGALLSAPLVDVSTAKMKLKPAFNAFLNFWFRHDWELIWPLYAGLLLFQAMSRIPLRRIILFQLPFSLLHIVMGLIVSFIYFRRHNIPRDMHSQKNGLQATARDFLAGTWPILAVILLFFIKAPPLLPLPLHWALLLVAAVLSIWKKVGPKEIGSIVFGKTTVRSLLVIAAVIVFQRLIEVSAAFDVLKNMDISLGMVVLFIFLVSFT